A genome region from Micromonospora peucetia includes the following:
- a CDS encoding acyl-CoA thioesterase, translated as MDKYFEYLHTVGFEETNLVGNVYYVNYLRWQGRCREMFLKERAPDVLADVRGDLKLFTLRVDCEFFAEITAFDELSVRMRLEELTQTQVEFSFDYVKLERDGGETLVARGRQRIACMRGPNTRTVPARVPEALVTALAPYTSARRS; from the coding sequence ATGGACAAGTACTTCGAGTACCTGCACACGGTGGGCTTCGAGGAGACCAACCTCGTCGGCAACGTGTACTACGTCAACTATCTGCGCTGGCAGGGGCGCTGCCGGGAGATGTTCCTCAAGGAACGGGCGCCGGACGTGCTGGCGGACGTGCGGGGTGACCTGAAGTTGTTCACCCTCCGTGTCGACTGCGAGTTCTTCGCCGAGATCACCGCGTTCGACGAGCTGTCCGTCCGGATGCGCCTGGAGGAGCTGACGCAGACCCAGGTGGAGTTCAGCTTCGACTACGTCAAGCTCGAACGGGACGGCGGCGAGACGCTGGTGGCCCGGGGCCGGCAGCGGATCGCCTGCATGCGCGGCCCGAACACCCGCACCGTGCCGGCAAGGGTGCCGGAAGCACTGGTGACGGCGCTCGCGCCGTACACCTCGGCGCGGCGCTCCTGA
- a CDS encoding flavin reductase family protein produces MDVQRTLTVGTPDVTALRRAFGAFATGVTVVTVGGATPHGMTANSFTSVSLDPPLVLVCVDRNAVMHACLSKTREFAVSVLAEDQEKVARYFADGRRPLGGEQFDQVDWRPGRTTGAPLIGGALAHFECEVWRTYDGGDHTIFLGRLLSLERRAGGEALLFLSGRFRQVERERSEAA; encoded by the coding sequence GTGGACGTACAGCGCACACTCACCGTCGGGACGCCCGACGTGACGGCACTACGGCGGGCGTTCGGCGCGTTCGCGACCGGCGTCACGGTGGTGACCGTCGGCGGTGCCACCCCGCACGGGATGACCGCCAACTCGTTCACCTCGGTGTCGCTCGACCCGCCGCTGGTACTGGTGTGCGTCGACCGGAACGCGGTGATGCACGCCTGCCTCTCCAAGACCCGGGAGTTCGCGGTCTCGGTGCTGGCCGAGGACCAGGAGAAGGTGGCCCGGTACTTCGCCGACGGGCGGCGACCGCTTGGCGGCGAGCAGTTCGACCAGGTGGACTGGCGGCCGGGCCGGACGACGGGGGCGCCGCTGATCGGCGGCGCCCTCGCCCACTTCGAGTGCGAGGTGTGGCGGACCTACGACGGGGGCGACCACACCATCTTTCTCGGCCGGTTGCTCTCCCTGGAGCGCCGGGCGGGTGGGGAGGCCCTGCTCTTCCTCTCCGGACGGTTCCGTCAGGTCGAGCGGGAGCGGAGTGAGGCGGCATGA
- a CDS encoding cytochrome P450, translating into MTTIEERNGRTPQGPPRYQALSMLVLMGRDRLRMMTLAADRYGDAARLPVGHKKLYFFNHPDHAKHVLADNSANYEKGIGLVHARRALGDGLLTSEGELWRKQRKVIQPAFQNRRLAQYAGVIGEETALLVERLSARIGGPPVDVLEELTTLTLGVLGRTLLDAELNGFHGVGGSFAAVQDQAMFELETLSAVPHWIPLPRQRRFRRARRHLQQVVDELVAGRGRDVDGRDDVLSRLIVSTRLENDPRVARQRLRDELVTLLLAGHETTASTLGWSLHLLDRHPEIRQRVREEAVTVLGDRLPGYEDLHRLRYTGMVVEEAIRLYPPVWLLPRKALEDDEIGGYHVPAGADILISPYTLHRHPRFWDDPERFDPDRFDPSRSTERPRYAYIPFGAGPRFCVGNNLGMMEATLVLAMLLRDVRLAGVPGRPVVPEPMLSLRVRGGLPMTVRKVD; encoded by the coding sequence ATGACGACGATCGAGGAGCGGAACGGGCGTACGCCGCAGGGCCCCCCGCGCTACCAGGCCCTGAGCATGCTGGTCCTGATGGGCCGGGACCGGCTGCGGATGATGACCCTGGCGGCGGACCGGTACGGCGACGCCGCCCGGCTGCCGGTCGGGCACAAGAAGCTCTACTTCTTCAACCACCCCGACCACGCCAAGCATGTCCTGGCCGACAACAGCGCCAACTACGAGAAGGGCATCGGCCTGGTGCACGCCCGCCGGGCGCTCGGTGACGGCCTGCTCACCAGCGAGGGTGAGCTGTGGCGCAAGCAGCGCAAGGTCATCCAGCCGGCGTTCCAGAACCGGCGGCTCGCCCAGTACGCGGGCGTGATCGGCGAGGAGACCGCCCTGCTGGTGGAGCGGCTGTCAGCCCGGATCGGCGGCCCTCCCGTGGACGTGCTGGAGGAGCTGACGACGCTGACCCTCGGGGTGCTCGGGCGGACCCTGCTCGACGCCGAGCTGAACGGCTTCCACGGGGTCGGCGGGTCCTTCGCGGCCGTACAGGACCAGGCCATGTTCGAGCTGGAGACGTTGAGCGCCGTGCCGCACTGGATCCCGCTGCCCCGGCAGCGCAGGTTCCGGCGTGCCCGCCGGCACCTCCAGCAGGTCGTCGACGAGCTCGTCGCCGGCCGGGGCCGGGACGTGGACGGGCGGGACGACGTCCTCTCCCGCCTGATCGTCTCGACCCGGCTGGAGAACGACCCGCGGGTGGCCCGGCAGCGGCTGCGCGACGAACTGGTCACGCTGCTGCTGGCCGGGCACGAGACGACCGCGAGCACGCTGGGCTGGAGCCTGCACCTGCTCGACCGGCACCCCGAGATCAGGCAGCGGGTCCGGGAGGAGGCCGTGACGGTGCTGGGCGACCGGCTGCCCGGGTACGAGGACCTGCACCGGTTGCGGTACACGGGGATGGTGGTGGAGGAGGCAATCCGGCTCTACCCGCCGGTCTGGCTCCTGCCCCGCAAGGCCCTGGAGGACGACGAGATCGGCGGGTACCACGTGCCGGCGGGGGCGGACATCCTCATCTCCCCGTACACCCTGCACCGGCACCCCCGGTTCTGGGACGACCCGGAGCGGTTCGACCCGGACCGCTTCGACCCGTCGCGCAGCACGGAGCGTCCCCGGTACGCGTACATCCCCTTCGGCGCCGGCCCACGGTTCTGCGTGGGTAACAACCTGGGAATGATGGAGGCCACCCTCGTCCTGGCCATGCTACTCAGGGACGTGCGCCTGGCCGGGGTGCCCGGCCGTCCGGTGGTGCCCGAGCCGATGCTGTCGCTCCGGGTGCGCGGCGGCCTGCCGATGACGGTGCGCAAGGTCGACTGA
- a CDS encoding helix-turn-helix domain-containing protein codes for MHDSVEQAVERAIDTMRSNLSEQLTVDDMARAAMFSKFHFTRIFQRVTGISPGRFLSAIRLQEAKRLLTTTRLNVTDISLRVGYNSVGTFSTRFTKSVGLPPTTYRRMGGFAPRIPTQSPTGLTQGTITGQVTAPTHGPAPGLIFMGLFHHRIPEGPPAHCAILESPGAYHFTNVPDGTWYLLCHSVSGDVLRLQQDTMMVSAVGPLVVCGRQTLTADAHLKQVSKMDPPVLLALLDSRKAASERQARRENRAKLYAA; via the coding sequence ATGCACGACAGCGTAGAGCAGGCAGTGGAACGGGCGATCGACACCATGCGCAGCAATTTATCGGAGCAGTTGACGGTGGACGACATGGCACGCGCAGCCATGTTCAGCAAATTCCACTTCACACGGATCTTCCAGCGGGTCACCGGCATCTCGCCGGGTCGATTCCTGTCCGCGATCCGCCTGCAGGAGGCCAAGCGACTGCTCACCACGACCAGACTCAACGTCACGGACATCAGCCTCCGGGTGGGCTACAACAGCGTCGGCACGTTCAGCACCAGGTTCACCAAGAGCGTCGGCCTGCCACCCACCACGTACCGGCGAATGGGGGGCTTCGCTCCTCGCATTCCCACCCAAAGCCCGACGGGTCTGACGCAGGGCACCATCACCGGGCAGGTCACCGCCCCCACCCACGGGCCAGCGCCCGGGCTCATCTTCATGGGCCTGTTCCACCACCGCATTCCCGAGGGTCCGCCGGCGCACTGCGCCATCCTGGAGTCCCCGGGCGCCTACCACTTCACGAACGTGCCCGACGGCACCTGGTACCTGCTGTGCCACTCGGTCTCCGGGGACGTGCTCCGACTGCAGCAGGACACGATGATGGTGTCCGCGGTGGGCCCACTGGTCGTCTGCGGACGTCAGACCCTGACGGCAGACGCCCACCTCAAGCAGGTGTCCAAGATGGACCCGCCGGTACTCCTGGCCCTGCTTGACAGCCGGAAGGCGGCGAGCGAGCGCCAGGCCCGCAGGGAGAATCGGGCGAAGCTGTACGCGGCCTGA
- a CDS encoding MerR family transcriptional regulator, whose product MRISELSRQSGVSVPTIKFYLREGLLPAGLPTGRNQADYSERHLRRIRLIRTLTGIAGLDLSSVREILAAIDDDEITLRAAYQVLDRALYLDGSDTLGRAAVDSARAEVAEFAEALGWSREASASGGEVLAQVLAGLRSLGCAADAPFFTSYARAAEQLVVAELDLVADDGGTEKGPAMVRSVLFGVALSALRRMAHEHHAARRFPLNVVERRPSNG is encoded by the coding sequence GTGCGCATCTCGGAGCTCAGTCGACAGAGTGGCGTGTCGGTCCCGACGATCAAGTTCTATCTGCGTGAGGGTTTGCTCCCGGCGGGCCTGCCCACCGGTCGCAATCAGGCCGACTACAGCGAGCGGCACCTGCGACGGATCCGGCTGATCCGGACCCTGACCGGGATCGCCGGGCTCGACCTCTCCTCGGTCCGGGAGATCCTGGCCGCCATCGACGACGACGAGATCACACTGCGGGCCGCGTACCAGGTGTTGGACCGTGCCCTCTACCTGGACGGGTCGGACACCCTGGGCCGGGCCGCCGTGGACAGCGCACGGGCGGAGGTGGCCGAGTTCGCCGAGGCGCTCGGCTGGTCCCGGGAGGCCAGCGCCTCCGGTGGCGAGGTGCTGGCACAGGTCCTGGCCGGGCTGCGCAGCCTCGGCTGCGCGGCTGACGCCCCCTTCTTCACCTCCTACGCCCGCGCCGCCGAGCAGCTCGTCGTCGCGGAACTCGACCTGGTCGCCGACGACGGCGGGACCGAGAAGGGCCCGGCGATGGTTCGCAGCGTCCTGTTCGGGGTCGCCCTGTCCGCCCTGCGCCGCATGGCACACGAGCACCACGCCGCGCGGCGATTCCCACTGAATGTGGTTGAGCGAAGGCCGTCGAACGGGTGA
- a CDS encoding CRTAC1 family protein, producing MLVLVAAFFVVARLPSASAEERQTLASRFGFTELPIALPPGLPERTVRTVNPEYEHIRAWVSSVGAAVAANDLDGDMIANDLCLVDSRSDSVIVTPSPDGPARYAPFVLDPAPLPTHKAMAPMGCVPGDFNGDGRTDLLAYYWGRTPVVFLHRASATASLAMGTFQPTELIGQPSSSSGEYQGKFWNTNAVSVADFDGDGRPDIGIFNYFPDSQVLDPAGHPNVEMNHSLSRAQNAGGAHVLRWTGATGGDNPSVTYEEQTAIPPQYATGWTLGAGSADIDGDLLPELYLANDFGRDRFFHNVSTPGKIRFALAEGRRGALTPKSMVVGHDSFKGMSIEFGDLGGTGKFDMFVSNITTSWGLEESNFVWRNNSSSLADARKRLSEGKAVFDNKAAELNMAWVGWGWDAKMADFDNSGEMTVVQTAGFVKGKINRWSWLQELAMSNDLMLRNPAMWPKAGPGDDIAGSEPFAFWVREKNGRYANISAELGMTDGTPSRGVAVADTNGDGGQDFAVARQWSAPSYYRNDKPGSGNFLGLRLCRPGEDGRGTPAYGAQVRVKTADGRTRVAQLDGGSGHSGKRSFDVFFGLGDAGDKPVSAEIAWRDLNGGVHRQTLDLAAGWHTIMLTDKAQEMNAK from the coding sequence GTGCTGGTCCTCGTGGCCGCGTTCTTCGTCGTCGCCCGGCTGCCCAGCGCGTCGGCCGAGGAGCGTCAGACGCTGGCGTCGCGGTTCGGCTTCACCGAGCTGCCGATCGCGCTGCCGCCCGGCCTGCCCGAGCGCACCGTACGGACGGTGAACCCCGAGTACGAGCACATCCGCGCCTGGGTGTCGTCGGTCGGCGCCGCCGTCGCGGCGAACGACCTCGACGGCGACATGATCGCCAACGACCTCTGCCTGGTCGACAGCCGCAGCGACAGCGTGATCGTCACGCCGTCGCCCGACGGGCCTGCCCGGTACGCGCCCTTCGTGCTGGACCCGGCGCCGCTGCCCACCCACAAGGCGATGGCGCCGATGGGCTGCGTGCCCGGCGACTTCAACGGCGACGGCCGGACCGACCTGCTCGCCTACTACTGGGGTCGTACCCCGGTGGTGTTCCTGCACCGCGCGTCCGCGACGGCGTCACTGGCCATGGGGACCTTCCAGCCCACCGAGCTGATCGGCCAGCCGTCCTCCTCCAGCGGCGAGTACCAGGGCAAGTTCTGGAACACCAACGCGGTCTCGGTGGCGGACTTCGACGGCGACGGCCGCCCGGACATCGGCATCTTCAACTACTTCCCCGACAGTCAGGTGCTCGACCCGGCGGGCCATCCGAACGTCGAGATGAACCACTCGCTGTCCCGGGCACAGAACGCCGGCGGGGCGCACGTGCTGCGCTGGACCGGGGCCACCGGCGGCGACAACCCGTCGGTGACCTACGAGGAGCAGACCGCCATCCCGCCGCAGTACGCCACCGGCTGGACCCTCGGCGCCGGCTCCGCCGACATCGACGGCGACCTGCTGCCCGAGCTGTACCTCGCCAACGACTTCGGACGGGACCGGTTCTTCCACAACGTCTCCACGCCGGGCAAGATCCGCTTCGCGCTCGCCGAGGGGCGTCGTGGCGCGCTCACCCCGAAGTCCATGGTGGTCGGCCACGACTCGTTCAAGGGCATGTCCATCGAGTTCGGCGACCTCGGCGGCACCGGCAAGTTCGACATGTTCGTCAGCAACATCACCACCTCCTGGGGCCTGGAGGAGAGCAACTTCGTCTGGCGCAACAACTCGTCGAGCCTGGCCGACGCCCGCAAGCGGTTGAGCGAGGGCAAGGCGGTCTTCGACAACAAGGCCGCCGAACTCAACATGGCCTGGGTCGGCTGGGGCTGGGACGCCAAGATGGCGGACTTCGACAACAGCGGCGAGATGACGGTCGTCCAGACCGCCGGCTTCGTCAAGGGCAAGATCAATCGTTGGTCGTGGTTGCAGGAGCTGGCCATGAGCAACGACCTCATGCTCCGCAACCCGGCCATGTGGCCCAAGGCCGGGCCCGGTGACGACATCGCCGGATCCGAACCGTTCGCCTTCTGGGTCCGGGAGAAGAACGGGCGCTACGCGAACATCAGCGCCGAGCTCGGCATGACCGACGGCACCCCGAGCCGGGGCGTGGCCGTCGCCGACACCAACGGCGACGGGGGCCAGGACTTCGCGGTGGCCCGCCAGTGGAGCGCCCCTTCGTACTACCGCAACGACAAGCCCGGCAGCGGCAACTTCCTCGGCCTGCGCCTGTGCCGGCCGGGCGAGGATGGCCGCGGCACACCCGCGTACGGCGCCCAGGTCCGGGTGAAGACCGCGGACGGTCGCACCCGCGTCGCCCAGCTCGACGGCGGCAGCGGTCACTCGGGCAAGCGCAGCTTCGACGTCTTCTTCGGCCTCGGCGACGCCGGTGACAAGCCGGTGTCGGCGGAGATCGCCTGGCGCGACCTCAACGGTGGCGTGCACCGGCAGACCCTCGACCTCGCCGCGGGCTGGCACACGATCATGCTCACGGACAAAGCCCAGGAGATGAACGCCAAATGA
- a CDS encoding enediyne biosynthesis protein: MTDVRDSARTGTDGRGAGGTAVADAPVSPVQVVTFDRNASVAATPGAPPRVDRRDPRYLALRNFAISMSIFNILGYTVLGFEQPWTWPLLALAVGYATEIVVELVTARANKRPPAFTGNGAWGMYTFLLPTHITALAANMLLYANDNFWPIAFAVVVAIGQKAIFLAPIKGRMRHFMNPSNFGITVTLVAFSWVNIAPPYHFTEDVPDMVRLLVPLVILTAGTVLNGVLTKKIPLVVGWVGGFVIQALVRHFIWDVALWAALLPITGVAFVLFTNYMITDPGTTPTSGRAQFMFGASVATVYGVLITFNVVYTLFFAVTIVCLARGLLWWGIWLRDRSRRTSTPEGQPAVT; this comes from the coding sequence ATGACCGACGTCCGAGACAGCGCCCGCACCGGCACCGACGGGAGAGGGGCGGGGGGCACCGCGGTCGCCGACGCCCCGGTCAGCCCGGTGCAGGTCGTCACCTTCGACCGCAACGCGTCGGTGGCGGCAACGCCCGGAGCGCCCCCGCGCGTCGACCGGCGGGATCCCCGATACCTGGCCCTGCGCAACTTCGCCATCTCGATGAGCATCTTCAACATCCTCGGGTACACGGTGCTCGGCTTCGAGCAGCCCTGGACCTGGCCGCTGCTCGCCCTGGCGGTCGGCTACGCCACCGAGATCGTGGTCGAGCTGGTCACCGCGCGGGCGAACAAACGCCCGCCGGCCTTCACCGGCAACGGGGCCTGGGGGATGTACACGTTCCTGCTGCCCACCCACATCACCGCGCTCGCCGCGAACATGCTGCTCTACGCCAACGACAACTTCTGGCCGATCGCCTTCGCGGTGGTCGTCGCCATCGGCCAGAAGGCGATCTTCCTGGCGCCGATCAAGGGCCGCATGCGGCACTTCATGAACCCGTCCAACTTCGGCATCACGGTGACCCTGGTCGCCTTCTCCTGGGTCAACATCGCCCCGCCGTACCACTTCACCGAGGACGTCCCGGACATGGTCCGGCTCCTCGTGCCGCTGGTCATCCTGACGGCCGGCACGGTGCTCAACGGGGTGCTGACCAAGAAGATCCCGCTCGTCGTGGGCTGGGTGGGCGGCTTCGTGATCCAGGCGCTGGTGCGGCACTTCATCTGGGACGTCGCGCTCTGGGCGGCCCTGCTGCCGATCACCGGTGTCGCGTTCGTGCTGTTCACCAACTACATGATCACCGACCCGGGCACGACGCCGACCTCGGGTCGGGCCCAGTTCATGTTCGGCGCGAGCGTCGCGACCGTGTACGGCGTGCTGATCACCTTCAACGTGGTATACACGCTCTTCTTCGCCGTGACGATCGTCTGCCTCGCCCGGGGCCTGCTCTGGTGGGGCATCTGGCTGCGCGACCGTTCCCGGCGTACGAGCACGCCGGAGGGGCAGCCCGCCGTCACCTGA
- a CDS encoding CotH kinase family protein, giving the protein MPAPPAGPGRRLLRRIPVRVRHYWRLLAGCLALLVVLTVGFSTVRVQPYVTSGGGRSGDEVTQNLAGTRDLFDPTVAHSISLTFRDPDYERMVDAFAKEGEKEYLEADLTIDGSTVPSVGIRLKGNSTLAGLTRDGEVIGGRPGGQGGPTDGEGPARGAPGAGGPGGARPAGPGAAGNRPEAAGGAARPGGGAGRTTLKAEEPETLPWLIRFDEFVAGRRYQGHREIAVRVGGMGGGSTVLNEAVSLRVLAEAGEAAPEYAYSRFVVNDRPATARLVIEHPDSTFADGLDGDGVLYKSLATGSFTDQGDDPTEYQDDFSQVTGRGDQDLQPVIDLVRWVADSSDAEFDAQLADHVDVASFARYVAWQNLLLNFDDMSGPGRNYYLWYDLTTKKFTVVGWDYNLTFSGSADQGPHDTGRMGGGQMPEGAPPGRAPGQGDGERVGGGPGGGHKLKERFLASSAFTDVYERAYRELYREVYTDATALTALDDLAGVVSTIEGHHAQSLATETERLRTLIRERTSSLARHEVVTKS; this is encoded by the coding sequence ATGCCGGCGCCCCCCGCCGGCCCGGGACGGCGTTTGCTGCGCCGGATCCCGGTCCGCGTCCGGCACTACTGGCGGCTGCTGGCGGGCTGTCTCGCGCTCCTCGTCGTCCTGACGGTGGGATTCAGCACGGTGCGGGTGCAGCCGTACGTCACCAGCGGCGGCGGCCGGTCCGGCGACGAGGTGACCCAGAACCTCGCCGGCACCCGGGACCTGTTCGACCCGACCGTCGCGCACAGCATCAGCCTGACCTTCCGGGACCCGGACTACGAACGGATGGTCGACGCCTTCGCGAAGGAGGGCGAGAAGGAGTACCTGGAGGCCGACCTGACGATCGACGGCAGCACCGTGCCGAGCGTGGGAATCCGACTCAAGGGCAACTCGACGCTGGCCGGGCTGACCCGCGACGGCGAGGTCATCGGTGGCCGGCCCGGCGGGCAGGGCGGGCCGACCGACGGCGAGGGCCCCGCCAGGGGCGCACCCGGAGCCGGCGGACCGGGCGGGGCGCGGCCCGCCGGCCCCGGAGCAGCAGGGAACCGGCCGGAGGCGGCCGGAGGTGCGGCCCGGCCCGGCGGCGGTGCCGGCCGTACGACACTCAAGGCCGAGGAGCCCGAGACGCTGCCCTGGCTCATCCGGTTCGACGAGTTCGTGGCGGGCCGCCGCTACCAGGGGCACCGGGAGATCGCTGTGCGGGTCGGCGGGATGGGCGGCGGGTCGACGGTGCTCAACGAGGCGGTGTCCCTGCGCGTGCTCGCCGAGGCCGGGGAGGCGGCCCCGGAGTACGCGTACTCGCGGTTCGTCGTCAACGACCGGCCGGCCACGGCCCGGCTCGTGATCGAGCACCCGGACAGCACCTTCGCCGACGGTCTCGACGGCGACGGCGTGCTCTACAAGTCCCTGGCCACCGGGAGCTTCACCGACCAGGGCGACGACCCCACGGAGTACCAGGACGACTTCAGCCAGGTCACCGGCAGGGGTGACCAGGATCTCCAGCCCGTCATCGACCTGGTGCGGTGGGTCGCCGACAGCAGCGACGCCGAATTCGACGCGCAGCTGGCCGACCACGTCGACGTGGCCTCCTTCGCCCGCTACGTGGCGTGGCAGAACCTGCTGCTCAACTTCGACGACATGTCGGGTCCCGGGCGCAACTACTACCTCTGGTACGACCTGACCACGAAGAAGTTCACGGTCGTCGGCTGGGACTACAACCTGACCTTCAGCGGCAGCGCCGACCAGGGGCCGCACGACACGGGCCGGATGGGGGGCGGGCAGATGCCGGAAGGCGCGCCGCCGGGCCGGGCGCCCGGGCAGGGTGACGGCGAGCGGGTGGGCGGCGGACCCGGCGGCGGCCACAAGCTCAAGGAGCGGTTCCTGGCCAGCTCCGCCTTCACGGACGTCTACGAGCGGGCCTACCGCGAGTTGTACCGCGAGGTCTATACGGACGCCACGGCGCTCACCGCCCTGGACGACCTCGCCGGGGTGGTCTCGACCATCGAGGGGCACCACGCGCAGAGCCTCGCCACCGAGACGGAGCGGCTGCGCACGCTGATCCGCGAACGCACGTCGAGCCTCGCCAGGCACGAGGTGGTCACGAAGAGCTGA
- a CDS encoding DUF4956 domain-containing protein has protein sequence MDFTFQDLSGTFSVADIAIALSLSFLLSAAIGWVYRFTHRNVSYSQSYVQTLVILGMLISLIMLVVGSNIARAFALVGALSVVRFRNAIKETRDVGFIFLVMGVGMACGTRFYSLAIVAAFVIGMVILVMYRFNWFASQVQRQVVKVQVPPDGDHTGAIQDVLIRHTSEFELVSMETIRGGALTEIMYTVRLRKGHEPGQLISALSERTSGQRVTVLTGYDQTDL, from the coding sequence ATGGACTTCACCTTCCAGGACCTGTCCGGCACGTTCAGCGTCGCGGACATCGCGATCGCCCTGTCGCTGTCCTTCCTGCTCAGCGCGGCCATCGGCTGGGTCTACCGGTTCACCCACCGCAACGTGTCCTACAGCCAGTCGTACGTGCAGACGCTGGTCATCCTCGGCATGCTCATCTCGCTGATCATGCTGGTGGTCGGGTCGAACATAGCCCGGGCCTTCGCGCTGGTCGGCGCGCTGTCCGTGGTGCGCTTCCGTAACGCCATCAAGGAGACGCGCGACGTCGGCTTCATCTTCCTGGTGATGGGCGTGGGCATGGCCTGCGGCACCCGGTTCTACTCCCTCGCCATCGTCGCCGCCTTCGTGATCGGCATGGTCATCCTGGTGATGTACCGCTTCAACTGGTTCGCCTCGCAGGTACAGCGGCAGGTGGTCAAGGTCCAGGTTCCGCCGGACGGCGACCACACCGGGGCCATCCAGGACGTCCTGATCCGGCACACCAGCGAGTTCGAGCTGGTCAGCATGGAGACCATCCGTGGTGGCGCGCTGACGGAGATCATGTACACGGTGCGGTTGCGCAAGGGCCACGAGCCCGGCCAGCTGATCTCGGCGCTCAGCGAACGTACGTCCGGGCAGCGGGTGACGGTGCTGACCGGCTACGACCAGACGGACCTGTGA
- a CDS encoding polyphosphate polymerase domain-containing protein encodes MRLPFRARPAPPDAVGGEPPAPGPRPGAPDTPRDADRAGHALRAPSRLHAFNRYEIKYLVDSGTVRSLRDEFARRMDLDSHGGTAGYGVWSVYYDTARLRFYWEKIEGLRFRRKLRIRHYGDHCAVTDDTTVYVEIKQRVNRVTQKRRIALPYRLARELCDRRVPVEHDESQRAFVEEVLELVSGLDLRPVAMTGYQREAFVGRDADAGLRVTLDHRVRGRDRDFHLGADAENRLIVPARLSVVEIKANERVPYWLTDLAARSNMSVVRMSKYCQSVEAFGRAPRSVFHVVDDDPAADLSPVTVTSEA; translated from the coding sequence ATGCGTCTTCCCTTCCGTGCCCGACCTGCACCGCCCGACGCGGTCGGCGGCGAACCGCCGGCTCCGGGCCCTCGCCCGGGCGCACCGGACACGCCCCGGGACGCCGACCGGGCCGGGCACGCCCTGCGCGCGCCGAGCAGGCTGCACGCCTTCAACCGGTACGAGATCAAGTATCTCGTCGACAGCGGCACCGTGCGGAGCCTGCGCGACGAGTTCGCGCGCCGGATGGACCTCGACAGCCACGGTGGCACCGCCGGATACGGCGTGTGGAGCGTGTACTACGACACGGCCCGGCTGCGCTTCTACTGGGAGAAGATCGAGGGTCTCCGGTTCCGCCGCAAGCTGCGGATCCGGCACTACGGCGACCACTGCGCCGTCACCGACGACACCACCGTGTACGTCGAGATCAAGCAGCGGGTCAACCGGGTCACCCAGAAACGCCGGATCGCCCTGCCCTACCGGCTCGCCCGCGAGCTGTGCGACCGGCGGGTGCCGGTCGAGCACGACGAGTCCCAGCGCGCCTTCGTCGAGGAGGTCCTCGAACTGGTCTCGGGGCTGGACCTGCGGCCGGTCGCGATGACCGGCTACCAGCGGGAGGCGTTCGTCGGCCGGGACGCCGACGCGGGTCTGCGCGTCACCCTGGACCACCGTGTACGGGGCCGCGACCGGGACTTCCACCTGGGCGCCGACGCGGAGAACCGGCTGATCGTACCGGCGAGGCTGTCGGTGGTGGAGATCAAGGCCAATGAGCGGGTGCCGTACTGGCTCACCGACCTGGCCGCCCGGTCGAACATGTCGGTCGTCCGGATGTCCAAGTACTGCCAGAGCGTCGAGGCCTTCGGCCGAGCCCCTCGCTCCGTCTTTCACGTCGTCGACGACGATCCCGCCGCCGACCTGTCCCCCGTCACCGTCACCAGCGAGGCCTGA
- a CDS encoding lysoplasmalogenase, with product MKRLWPFGVVAAVELIGVAADSTLLQWLAKPLLAPVLLVYLLRARRRVDPVAVGLVFATGGDIALLLSGDTAFLVGMGCFLGTQVAFITAFLRHRRPPVVAVATYLACWVAANLVLWNHLGPLRLPVLGYSLALTLMAAAAAGVSRRVALGGGLFLISDLLIGMDAAGARVPGHGLAVMTTYIAALLLITTGWVAASRARDAGGAGDPAYTPGPVPDNAR from the coding sequence GTGAAGCGCCTCTGGCCGTTCGGCGTGGTGGCCGCCGTCGAACTGATCGGTGTCGCGGCCGACTCGACCCTCCTGCAGTGGCTGGCCAAGCCCCTGCTCGCGCCGGTGCTGCTGGTGTACCTGCTGCGGGCGCGCCGACGTGTCGACCCCGTCGCCGTCGGCCTGGTCTTCGCGACCGGCGGCGACATCGCACTGCTGCTCTCCGGCGACACGGCGTTCCTCGTCGGCATGGGGTGCTTCCTCGGCACCCAGGTGGCCTTCATAACCGCCTTCCTGCGCCACCGTCGGCCGCCGGTCGTCGCGGTCGCCACCTACCTCGCCTGTTGGGTGGCGGCCAACCTGGTGCTGTGGAACCACCTCGGTCCGCTGCGGCTGCCGGTCCTCGGCTACAGCCTCGCCCTCACTCTGATGGCCGCCGCCGCAGCCGGCGTGTCCCGGCGGGTGGCCCTGGGCGGAGGGCTGTTCCTGATCTCCGACCTGTTGATCGGGATGGACGCCGCCGGCGCCCGGGTGCCCGGCCACGGCCTGGCCGTGATGACCACCTACATCGCGGCCCTGCTGCTCATCACCACCGGTTGGGTGGCCGCCAGTCGCGCCCGGGACGCGGGCGGTGCCGGCGATCCCGCGTACACCCCGGGACCGGTGCCCGACAACGCCCGGTAG